Proteins from a genomic interval of Diprion similis isolate iyDipSimi1 chromosome 10, iyDipSimi1.1, whole genome shotgun sequence:
- the LOC124411185 gene encoding kinesin-like protein KIF20A isoform X4, producing MEDTLASIRPPNDDSMDARLSFLDGRDPSIVAYGQVRIPAADTKKNLESLFEDEELESRILSSSAPSLSVLGDTVKVYLRLRPFPVKMRPTKQQQEAYEIINSTTLLTRLPRLDSNTSSLKRSKESETVLRKFTFTQTFGPEITQLQLFDMGIKQQMNEFLAGRNSTVMSYGTTNAGKSFTLQGTTVSPGIIPRALEFVFNQINPRSTPYYKPVYNTDVVSLDANERAQEMELKTKLLSFGSIDKNQYIQAYRAMQQQLQDESPLKPNETSDANYAIWVSFAEIYNETIFDLLSNDCQKKRPPLKLATDSSGKAFIKGLKTVCVNSASEAYQLLMAGQYNLKVAATALNTRSSRSHCVFTIKVLKYHKENSPADVEVSSFSFCDLAGSERLKKTLNEGERLKEAQNINTSLLVLGRCLKSIFEVQTSKSKQDIIGPFRESKLTRLFQSALSGKEHIALIVNVNPVPNLYVETQNVLNFSAIAKQIVIEPVIRVKRRVSTSRFSQMVSQSIKTVTDWDVTELESIVVDEDQSSAISEKAEYVHAEDYEEMVIENEKLKQEIVKLKNSALDADFAIRQEMSNIYSDMIKDIERNFKNQLQDVEERQEDMLEWSVQQVESYYKKKLEKLSSRKRTRVESEDDTDEEIDVKELEDENVQLKAKVQSLKTTIKDLRESKDKLFAQNNENAFELSLAKKDLENCKNLLYAAQNNIGCDDKAKGVIEELKKQLSAREDQIKSLKEYLNEAKVEWLRSTDVESKLEEALKNKDKELLESSEKIDDLMEQLEHTNVCLAERTQTVETLEDKLERYAKKLADAEEEIQNADDKWNKCSANYLVLLKEKEELQKSLDEEIARSKTNVIYNTGEEQVLELERLNKDLSRDVRELKDQIKIKNDTLDELNSKLLDSESENLSLKNRLGQSSNHTKMLREELNSTKATLSDITEQINSLKLAEAAKVDTANVDSQTSFVSDCEKTEKEITVHIKQEKFDDHPDVQTNDKEDNEQDSDLPSSKETPSISHTEENNDTAREKLEQLMIEYNELKTQCLYETLRVEELNKELDEVRQELSSLKITVEVNEQELKECKNSLKSVANKLQLTDTELTKAKNELEERIREKESLEIQFSECKVTVEKLQNDLSDSERQNRDKSETLAEYNNRLNKQEKDIATAKERDLIKEQLLDAHFQRISKLEKDLEQVAILERNIVEIKGQLKTCEEEKAELKKQLSENCQKMLLLEKDLQASISREQDKENETISLQKEMKSMIQMNSSINKRDADMENEVKNALRKLTATEAALDESQAAYKRLEESSQEKMTEVMKKFEEKEREMESFKKNRNDAMQRYEALVKQLQENAKREKRELKNTDSKNDEKENIVNTSEDEATAFEVRSTRRRGRKNAPTNADDISVIDLSGSESKRVTRRTALQPPSPVQSVEKRKTRKKKLFAQADDNCVDIEPTESTPRPILRSPLSATRSLRNRRK from the exons ATGGAGGATACTCTGGCATCGATCAGACCTCCGAACGATGATTCGATGGACGCTCGACTTTCTTTTTTGGATGGTCGCGATCCTAGCATCGTGGCTTATGGGCAAGTCAGGATTCCGGCAGCTGATACTAAAAAGAATTTAGAGTCTCTTTTCGAGGATGAAGAGCTTGAATCGCGGATACTTTCATCCTCTGCCCCGTCATTGTCTGTCTTGGGCGATACGGTCAAAGTCTACCTGAGACTTAGGCCGTTTCCTGTTAAAATGCGACCGACTAAACAACAGCAGGAAgcttatgaaataataaattccacTACGTTGCTAACAAGACTACCAAGATTGGATTCGAACACCAGTTCACTCAAAAGATCCAAGGAAAGTGAAACGGTATTGAGAAAATTCACGTTCACGCAAACTTTTGGACCGGAAATAACTCAGCTCCAGCTTTTTGATATGGGTATTAAACAAcagatgaatgaatttttggctGGGCGAAACTCCACAGTCATGAGCTACG GTACAACAAATGCGGGTAAATCCTTTACACTTCAAGGAACAACAGTTTCTCCTGGTATAATACCTCGAGCGTTGGAGTTTGTGTTTAATCAAATTAACCCCAGAAGTACGCCTTATTATAAACCAGTGTACAATACCGACGTAGTGAGTCTTGATGCGAACGAGAGAGCACAAGAAATGGAGTTGAAAACAAAGCTTCTTTCTTTTGGTtcgattgataaaaatcaatacaTTCAGGCCTATAGAGCAATGCAACAGCAATTACAGGATGAGTCTCCTTTGAAGCCGAACGAAACAAGCGATGCCAATTATGCGATCTGGGTTTCGTTTGCTGAAATTTATAACGAAACAATTTTTGACTTATTGTCAAACGACTGTCAGAAAAAACGACCGCCTTTAAAACTCGCAACGGATAGTAGTGGAAAAGCTTTCATCAAGGGGCTCAAGACCGTGTGTGTCAATTCAGCTTCAGAAGCCTATCAGCTACTAATGGCTGGACAATATAATTTGAAAGTTGCTGCTACTGCGCTGAATACTAGAAGTTCTAGGTCTCATTGTGTTTTCACTATTAAGGTGCTCAAGTATCATAAGGAAAATTCTCCAGCAGATGTGGAGGTCAGCTC tttttctttctgcGATCTCGCGGGTTCGGAGCGTTTGAAGAAGACGCTAAACGAGGGAGAACGCTTGAAAGAAGCGCAAAATATAAACACTAGTTTACTTGTTCTTGGCAGATGTTTGAAATCCATATTTGAAGTTCAGACATCAAAGTCCAAACAGGACATAATTGGACCCTTCAGAGAGTCTAAGCTGACTCGGTTGTTTCAAAGTGCATTGTCCGGTAAAGAGCACATTGCACTTATAGTCAATGTTAATCCAGTGCCAAATTTGTACGTTGAAACTCAGAACGTTTTGAACTTCTCTGCCATCGCTAAGCAAATAGTCATCGAACCTGTTATTCGGGTAAAACGAAGGGTCTCCACGTCCAGATTCTCTCAAATGGTGTCACAGAGCATCAAAACTGTTACGGACTGGGACGTTACGGAATTGGAAAGCATTG TTGTAGATGAGGACCAGTCTTCAGCAATTTCAGAGAAAGCAGAATACGTTCATGCTGAGGACTATGAAGAAATGgtgattgaaaatgaaaaattaaaacaagaaATAGTAAAGCTAAAAAATTCTGCTTTGGATGCAGACTTTGCAATTCGCCAAGAGATGTCCAACATCTATTCGGATATGATAAAAGACATCGAAAGAAACTTCAA AAATCAGTTGCAAGACGTTGAAGAACGACAAGAAGATATGCTCGAATGGTCTGTTCAACAAGTTGAAAGttattataagaaaaaattggaaaagttATCTAGTAGAAAAAGAACCCGAGTTGAGAGTGAGGACGATACAGACGAAGAAATAGATGTAAAAGAATTAGAAGACGAAAATGTTCAGCTTAAGGCGAAGGTTCAATCTCTGAAAACAACCATTAAAGATCTTCGCGAATCTAAAGACAAACTGTTTGCtcaaaataacgaaaatgCTTTCGAACTTTCCCTTGCCAAAAAGGAtttagaaaattgcaaaaacttACTGTACGCCGCGCAAAATAACATAGGCTGCGATGATAAAGCTAAAGGTGTCATCGAAGAACTGAAGAAACAGCTATCGGCTCGTGAGGACCAAATTAAG TCCCTGAAAGAGTATTTGAACGAAGCAAAAGTTGAATGGCTCAGATCTACTGATGTCGAATCAAAACTGGAAGaagcattgaaaaataaagataaggaGCTGTTGGAATCTTCGGAAAAGATTGATGATCTTATGGAGCAACTTGAACACACTAACGTGTGTCTTGCTGAGAGAACTCAAACTGTAGAAACTCTAGAGGACAAGCTGGAGCGATATGCCAAGAAACTAGCTGACGCTGAAGAGGAAATTCAGAACGCAGATGATAAATGGAACAAATGCTCTGCCAACTACTTGGTTCTCctaaaagaaaaggaagagtTGCAAAAATCCTTGGACGAAGAAATTGCACGCAGTAAAACGAATGTCATTTACAATACTGGAGAAGAACAG GTTTTAGAACTCGAACGATTGAACAAAGATCTCTCTCGTGATGTACGAGAGCTAAAAgaccaaattaaaattaagaacgACACACTAGATGAGCTAAACTCCAAACTGCTGGACAGTGagagtgaaaatttatcactgAAAAACAGATTAGGCCAAAGTAGCAATCACACAAAGATGTTGAGAGAGGAATTGAATTCCACCAAAGCAACGCTTAGCGATATCACTGAACAAATAAACAGCTTGAAGCTTGCCGAAGCTGCTAAAGTAGATACTGCAAACGTTGACAGTCAAACTAGCTTTGTAAGTGACTgtgaaaaaactgagaaagaAATTACAGTTCATATTAAACAAGAAAAGTTCGATGATCATCCAGATGTACAAACTAACGACAAAGAGGACAATGAGCAAGACTCTGACTTGCCATCCAGCAAGGAAACTCCTTCAATAAGTCATACTGAAGAAAATAATGACACGGCCCGTGAGAAACTAGAACAGCTGATGATAGAATataatgaattgaaaactCAATGTTTGTATGAAACTTTG AGAGTAGAAGAACTCAACAAAGAGCTAGATGAGGTACGGCAGGAGTTGTCTTCGCTGAAAATTACTGTTGAGGTTAACGAGCAGGAATTGAAAGagtgcaaaaattcattaaaatccGTCGCAAACAAGCTTCAGCTCACGGACACAGAATTGACTAAAGCTAAAAATGAACTAGAGGAGAGAATACGGGAAAAAGAATCCTTGGAGATTCAATTCTCCGAGTGCAAAGTAACCGTGGAAAAATTGCAGAACGATCTTTCAGATAGTGAAAGACAGAATAGAGATAAATCCGAG ACCTTAGCGGAATACAACAACCGCCTCAATAAACAGGAAAAAGATATTGCCACTGCCAAGGAGAGAGATTTGATCAAAGAGCAG CTTCTCGATGCGCATTTCCAAAGGATTTCCAAATTAGAAAAAGACTTGGAGCAAGTAGCCATTCTTGAAAGAAATATAGTCGAGATCAAAGGTCAATTAAAGACATGTGAAGAGGAAAAAGCTGAATTGAAAAAGCAGCTAAGCGAAAATTGCCAAAAAATGTTGTTGTTAGAAAAAGACTTACAGGCATCGATTAGCCGTGAACAAGATAAAGAGAATGAGACTATATCCCTGCAAAAAG AAATGAAAAGTATGATTCAAATGAATTCGAGTATCAATAAGCGGGACGCAGATATGGAAAATGAGGTGAAGAACGCGTTACGAAAATTGACGGCCACTGAAGCAGCACTGGATGAGTCACAAGCAGCTTACAAAAGGCTAGAAGAATCATCGCAAGAGAAGATGACTGAAGttatgaaaaagtttgaagaaaaagaaagggaaaTGGAATCATTTAAGAAGAACAGAAACGATGCAATGCAGAGATATGAAGCTCTCGTAAAACAGCTTCAGGAAAACgcaaagagagagaaacgagaG TTGAAAAACACGGATAGTAAgaacgatgaaaaagaaaacattgtCAACACTTCGGAAGACGAGGCCACAGCTTTCGAAGTTCGTTCGACACGCAGAAGGGGAAGAAAGAACGCACCTACCAATGCCGATGACATTTCTGTCATTGATCTTTCCGGATCAGAATCAAA GCGAGTAACGAGGCGAACAGCGTTACAACCACCGTCGCCTGTACAATCtgtcgaaaaaagaaagacgaggaagaagaaattgtTCGCGCAAGCTGATGATAACTGCGTGGATATTGAACCTACCGAG AGTACACCCAGACCTATTCTAAGATCTCCGCTATCGGCGACACGAAGTTTAAGAAACAGAAGAAAGTAG
- the LOC124411185 gene encoding kinesin-like protein KIF20A isoform X2: protein MEDTLASIRPPNDDSMDARLSFLDGRDPSIVAYGQVRIPAADTKKNLESLFEDEELESRILSSSAPSLSVLGDTVKVYLRLRPFPVKMRPTKQQQEAYEIINSTTLLTRLPRLDSNTSSLKRSKESETVLRKFTFTQTFGPEITQLQLFDMGIKQQMNEFLAGRNSTVMSYGTTNAGKSFTLQGTTVSPGIIPRALEFVFNQINPRSTPYYKPVYNTDVVSLDANERAQEMELKTKLLSFGSIDKNQYIQAYRAMQQQLQDESPLKPNETSDANYAIWVSFAEIYNETIFDLLSNDCQKKRPPLKLATDSSGKAFIKGLKTVCVNSASEAYQLLMAGQYNLKVAATALNTRSSRSHCVFTIKVLKYHKENSPADVEVSSFSFCDLAGSERLKKTLNEGERLKEAQNINTSLLVLGRCLKSIFEVQTSKSKQDIIGPFRESKLTRLFQSALSGKEHIALIVNVNPVPNLYVETQNVLNFSAIAKQIVIEPVIRVKRRVSTSRFSQMVSQSIKTVTDWDVTELESIVVDEDQSSAISEKAEYVHAEDYEEMVIENEKLKQEIVKLKNSALDADFAIRQEMSNIYSDMIKDIERNFKNQLQDVEERQEDMLEWSVQQVESYYKKKLEKLSSRKRTRVESEDDTDEEIDVKELEDENVQLKAKVQSLKTTIKDLRESKDKLFAQNNENAFELSLAKKDLENCKNLLYAAQNNIGCDDKAKGVIEELKKQLSAREDQIKSLKEYLNEAKVEWLRSTDVESKLEEALKNKDKELLESSEKIDDLMEQLEHTNVCLAERTQTVETLEDKLERYAKKLADAEEEIQNADDKWNKCSANYLVLLKEKEELQKSLDEEIARSKTNVIYNTGEEQVLELERLNKDLSRDVRELKDQIKIKNDTLDELNSKLLDSESENLSLKNRLGQSSNHTKMLREELNSTKATLSDITEQINSLKLAEAAKVDTANVDSQTSFVSDCEKTEKEITVHIKQEKFDDHPDVQTNDKEDNEQDSDLPSSKETPSISHTEENNDTAREKLEQLMIEYNELKTQCLYETLRVEELNKELDEVRQELSSLKITVEVNEQELKECKNSLKSVANKLQLTDTELTKAKNELEERIREKESLEIQFSECKVTVEKLQNDLSDSERQNRDKSETLAEYNNRLNKQEKDIATAKERDLIKEQLLDAHFQRISKLEKDLEQVAILERNIVEIKGQLKTCEEEKAELKKQLSENCQKMLLLEKDLQASISREQDKENETISLQKEMKSMIQMNSSINKRDADMENEVKNALRKLTATEAALDESQAAYKRLEESSQEKMTEVMKKFEEKEREMESFKKNRNDAMQRYEALVKQLQENAKREKREKYQELFSRQSTPTPYKDEIRKLKDELRSKTSLLEQMQANLKNTDSKNDEKENIVNTSEDEATAFEVRSTRRRGRKNAPTNADDISVIDLSGSESKRVTRRTALQPPSPVQSVEKRKTRKKKLFAQADDNCVDIEPTESTPRPILRSPLSATRSLRNRRK from the exons ATGGAGGATACTCTGGCATCGATCAGACCTCCGAACGATGATTCGATGGACGCTCGACTTTCTTTTTTGGATGGTCGCGATCCTAGCATCGTGGCTTATGGGCAAGTCAGGATTCCGGCAGCTGATACTAAAAAGAATTTAGAGTCTCTTTTCGAGGATGAAGAGCTTGAATCGCGGATACTTTCATCCTCTGCCCCGTCATTGTCTGTCTTGGGCGATACGGTCAAAGTCTACCTGAGACTTAGGCCGTTTCCTGTTAAAATGCGACCGACTAAACAACAGCAGGAAgcttatgaaataataaattccacTACGTTGCTAACAAGACTACCAAGATTGGATTCGAACACCAGTTCACTCAAAAGATCCAAGGAAAGTGAAACGGTATTGAGAAAATTCACGTTCACGCAAACTTTTGGACCGGAAATAACTCAGCTCCAGCTTTTTGATATGGGTATTAAACAAcagatgaatgaatttttggctGGGCGAAACTCCACAGTCATGAGCTACG GTACAACAAATGCGGGTAAATCCTTTACACTTCAAGGAACAACAGTTTCTCCTGGTATAATACCTCGAGCGTTGGAGTTTGTGTTTAATCAAATTAACCCCAGAAGTACGCCTTATTATAAACCAGTGTACAATACCGACGTAGTGAGTCTTGATGCGAACGAGAGAGCACAAGAAATGGAGTTGAAAACAAAGCTTCTTTCTTTTGGTtcgattgataaaaatcaatacaTTCAGGCCTATAGAGCAATGCAACAGCAATTACAGGATGAGTCTCCTTTGAAGCCGAACGAAACAAGCGATGCCAATTATGCGATCTGGGTTTCGTTTGCTGAAATTTATAACGAAACAATTTTTGACTTATTGTCAAACGACTGTCAGAAAAAACGACCGCCTTTAAAACTCGCAACGGATAGTAGTGGAAAAGCTTTCATCAAGGGGCTCAAGACCGTGTGTGTCAATTCAGCTTCAGAAGCCTATCAGCTACTAATGGCTGGACAATATAATTTGAAAGTTGCTGCTACTGCGCTGAATACTAGAAGTTCTAGGTCTCATTGTGTTTTCACTATTAAGGTGCTCAAGTATCATAAGGAAAATTCTCCAGCAGATGTGGAGGTCAGCTC tttttctttctgcGATCTCGCGGGTTCGGAGCGTTTGAAGAAGACGCTAAACGAGGGAGAACGCTTGAAAGAAGCGCAAAATATAAACACTAGTTTACTTGTTCTTGGCAGATGTTTGAAATCCATATTTGAAGTTCAGACATCAAAGTCCAAACAGGACATAATTGGACCCTTCAGAGAGTCTAAGCTGACTCGGTTGTTTCAAAGTGCATTGTCCGGTAAAGAGCACATTGCACTTATAGTCAATGTTAATCCAGTGCCAAATTTGTACGTTGAAACTCAGAACGTTTTGAACTTCTCTGCCATCGCTAAGCAAATAGTCATCGAACCTGTTATTCGGGTAAAACGAAGGGTCTCCACGTCCAGATTCTCTCAAATGGTGTCACAGAGCATCAAAACTGTTACGGACTGGGACGTTACGGAATTGGAAAGCATTG TTGTAGATGAGGACCAGTCTTCAGCAATTTCAGAGAAAGCAGAATACGTTCATGCTGAGGACTATGAAGAAATGgtgattgaaaatgaaaaattaaaacaagaaATAGTAAAGCTAAAAAATTCTGCTTTGGATGCAGACTTTGCAATTCGCCAAGAGATGTCCAACATCTATTCGGATATGATAAAAGACATCGAAAGAAACTTCAA AAATCAGTTGCAAGACGTTGAAGAACGACAAGAAGATATGCTCGAATGGTCTGTTCAACAAGTTGAAAGttattataagaaaaaattggaaaagttATCTAGTAGAAAAAGAACCCGAGTTGAGAGTGAGGACGATACAGACGAAGAAATAGATGTAAAAGAATTAGAAGACGAAAATGTTCAGCTTAAGGCGAAGGTTCAATCTCTGAAAACAACCATTAAAGATCTTCGCGAATCTAAAGACAAACTGTTTGCtcaaaataacgaaaatgCTTTCGAACTTTCCCTTGCCAAAAAGGAtttagaaaattgcaaaaacttACTGTACGCCGCGCAAAATAACATAGGCTGCGATGATAAAGCTAAAGGTGTCATCGAAGAACTGAAGAAACAGCTATCGGCTCGTGAGGACCAAATTAAG TCCCTGAAAGAGTATTTGAACGAAGCAAAAGTTGAATGGCTCAGATCTACTGATGTCGAATCAAAACTGGAAGaagcattgaaaaataaagataaggaGCTGTTGGAATCTTCGGAAAAGATTGATGATCTTATGGAGCAACTTGAACACACTAACGTGTGTCTTGCTGAGAGAACTCAAACTGTAGAAACTCTAGAGGACAAGCTGGAGCGATATGCCAAGAAACTAGCTGACGCTGAAGAGGAAATTCAGAACGCAGATGATAAATGGAACAAATGCTCTGCCAACTACTTGGTTCTCctaaaagaaaaggaagagtTGCAAAAATCCTTGGACGAAGAAATTGCACGCAGTAAAACGAATGTCATTTACAATACTGGAGAAGAACAG GTTTTAGAACTCGAACGATTGAACAAAGATCTCTCTCGTGATGTACGAGAGCTAAAAgaccaaattaaaattaagaacgACACACTAGATGAGCTAAACTCCAAACTGCTGGACAGTGagagtgaaaatttatcactgAAAAACAGATTAGGCCAAAGTAGCAATCACACAAAGATGTTGAGAGAGGAATTGAATTCCACCAAAGCAACGCTTAGCGATATCACTGAACAAATAAACAGCTTGAAGCTTGCCGAAGCTGCTAAAGTAGATACTGCAAACGTTGACAGTCAAACTAGCTTTGTAAGTGACTgtgaaaaaactgagaaagaAATTACAGTTCATATTAAACAAGAAAAGTTCGATGATCATCCAGATGTACAAACTAACGACAAAGAGGACAATGAGCAAGACTCTGACTTGCCATCCAGCAAGGAAACTCCTTCAATAAGTCATACTGAAGAAAATAATGACACGGCCCGTGAGAAACTAGAACAGCTGATGATAGAATataatgaattgaaaactCAATGTTTGTATGAAACTTTG AGAGTAGAAGAACTCAACAAAGAGCTAGATGAGGTACGGCAGGAGTTGTCTTCGCTGAAAATTACTGTTGAGGTTAACGAGCAGGAATTGAAAGagtgcaaaaattcattaaaatccGTCGCAAACAAGCTTCAGCTCACGGACACAGAATTGACTAAAGCTAAAAATGAACTAGAGGAGAGAATACGGGAAAAAGAATCCTTGGAGATTCAATTCTCCGAGTGCAAAGTAACCGTGGAAAAATTGCAGAACGATCTTTCAGATAGTGAAAGACAGAATAGAGATAAATCCGAG ACCTTAGCGGAATACAACAACCGCCTCAATAAACAGGAAAAAGATATTGCCACTGCCAAGGAGAGAGATTTGATCAAAGAGCAG CTTCTCGATGCGCATTTCCAAAGGATTTCCAAATTAGAAAAAGACTTGGAGCAAGTAGCCATTCTTGAAAGAAATATAGTCGAGATCAAAGGTCAATTAAAGACATGTGAAGAGGAAAAAGCTGAATTGAAAAAGCAGCTAAGCGAAAATTGCCAAAAAATGTTGTTGTTAGAAAAAGACTTACAGGCATCGATTAGCCGTGAACAAGATAAAGAGAATGAGACTATATCCCTGCAAAAAG AAATGAAAAGTATGATTCAAATGAATTCGAGTATCAATAAGCGGGACGCAGATATGGAAAATGAGGTGAAGAACGCGTTACGAAAATTGACGGCCACTGAAGCAGCACTGGATGAGTCACAAGCAGCTTACAAAAGGCTAGAAGAATCATCGCAAGAGAAGATGACTGAAGttatgaaaaagtttgaagaaaaagaaagggaaaTGGAATCATTTAAGAAGAACAGAAACGATGCAATGCAGAGATATGAAGCTCTCGTAAAACAGCTTCAGGAAAACgcaaagagagagaaacgagaG AAGTACCAGGAATTGTTTTCAAGACAATCGACACCGACTCCGTATAAAGATGAGATTAGGAAGCTTAAAGATGAGCTTAGAAGTAAGACCAGTCTCCTCGAGCAAATGCAGGCAAAC TTGAAAAACACGGATAGTAAgaacgatgaaaaagaaaacattgtCAACACTTCGGAAGACGAGGCCACAGCTTTCGAAGTTCGTTCGACACGCAGAAGGGGAAGAAAGAACGCACCTACCAATGCCGATGACATTTCTGTCATTGATCTTTCCGGATCAGAATCAAA GCGAGTAACGAGGCGAACAGCGTTACAACCACCGTCGCCTGTACAATCtgtcgaaaaaagaaagacgaggaagaagaaattgtTCGCGCAAGCTGATGATAACTGCGTGGATATTGAACCTACCGAG AGTACACCCAGACCTATTCTAAGATCTCCGCTATCGGCGACACGAAGTTTAAGAAACAGAAGAAAGTAG